A window of the Vibrio ostreae genome harbors these coding sequences:
- a CDS encoding TRAP transporter substrate-binding protein — protein sequence MKSKQMISYLLAGGTLLSASLLSAKTAAADYNLRMSHPWPSTSAVHQGLADWAKAVEQDSGQRITIDIYPAQTLSKAASAYQSVVHNIADIAATVQSYNANRFPLTQIVELPGLVDTAAGGSCIIQTLYDEGLINNEYSDTHALYVYTNGPGHIHMKDKPVVLPQDLAGQRIRRPNIVVGQLLDSIGAQPTGLPAPETYEALEKGVLEGVAISWDGAKIFRLNEIAPYHTELNLYRLSFVVTMNKRVYQQLPEDLQQVIDRHSGHQWSQHMAKIFDQLDQQAINEVRQRNDHLQEMDPQSKSAWQPVLQQVTQQYLDGLQQKGLPAQRVYDRARQLQPDCTI from the coding sequence ATGAAGAGTAAACAGATGATCTCTTACCTGCTGGCCGGCGGAACCCTGCTCTCGGCCAGCTTGCTGTCCGCCAAAACCGCGGCGGCCGACTATAATTTACGCATGTCCCACCCTTGGCCATCCACATCCGCCGTCCACCAGGGATTAGCCGACTGGGCAAAAGCGGTCGAGCAAGACTCCGGGCAGCGCATTACAATCGATATTTATCCGGCGCAAACCCTGTCGAAAGCGGCAAGTGCCTATCAGTCCGTAGTCCATAACATTGCTGATATTGCCGCTACCGTCCAGAGCTACAATGCCAATCGCTTTCCTTTAACCCAAATTGTTGAACTGCCGGGCCTGGTTGATACCGCAGCAGGTGGCTCCTGCATCATCCAGACCCTGTACGATGAAGGGTTAATCAACAACGAGTATAGCGATACCCATGCGCTGTATGTTTATACCAATGGCCCCGGCCATATTCATATGAAAGATAAGCCTGTTGTCCTACCGCAGGATTTGGCGGGGCAGCGGATACGGCGCCCCAATATCGTCGTAGGCCAACTGCTTGACAGTATCGGAGCGCAGCCGACGGGGCTGCCAGCTCCCGAAACCTACGAAGCCCTGGAAAAAGGCGTGTTAGAGGGCGTTGCGATTTCCTGGGATGGCGCAAAAATCTTCCGCCTCAACGAGATTGCCCCCTACCATACCGAGTTAAACCTGTACCGCCTGAGCTTTGTGGTAACCATGAACAAACGGGTGTATCAACAGCTGCCAGAGGATTTACAGCAAGTGATCGACCGCCACTCCGGACATCAGTGGTCTCAGCATATGGCCAAAATCTTTGACCAGCTGGATCAGCAAGCCATCAATGAGGTTCGCCAACGCAACGATCACCTACAAGAAATGGATCCACAATCTAAATCCGCCTGGCAGCCGGTTTTGCAGCAGGTTACACAACAGTACCTGGATGGCCTGCAACAAAAAGGCCTGCCGGCCCAACGCGTGTATGACCGCGCCCGCCAGTTGCAGCCTGACTGTACAATCTAA
- a CDS encoding pyridoxal phosphatase, producing MQRKLLALDLDGTVLTSDHTVSPALIEAVKSIAEVAHVMIVTGRHHVAAEPFYRQLGLNTPIICCNGTYLYDFGQQKVLSENSIAKDTAAQFIDLSEQHDLKMVMYVKDAMLYSNQRPINYMEDMLTWSQTFPAHQRPNIRRVEDFRQELAATDYVWKFVVEGGDVETFANIDFVSQHFIGEQSWVDRVDFSAIGNSKGNRLTRYVEQLGIPLEACVAVGDNHNDISMLSKVGLGIAMQNADDKVKQHADRVTEHNNNHMTGLADELKALFL from the coding sequence ATGCAGCGTAAATTACTGGCACTGGATCTCGACGGAACCGTATTAACGTCAGACCACACCGTCAGTCCTGCTCTGATTGAAGCGGTAAAATCCATTGCCGAAGTTGCGCATGTGATGATTGTGACCGGACGTCATCACGTGGCTGCGGAACCGTTTTACCGCCAGCTTGGGCTGAACACGCCGATCATCTGTTGCAACGGTACCTACCTGTATGATTTCGGCCAGCAGAAGGTACTGAGCGAGAACTCTATCGCGAAAGATACTGCCGCACAGTTTATTGATTTGTCAGAGCAGCATGATTTGAAAATGGTGATGTATGTCAAAGACGCCATGCTGTATTCCAACCAGCGCCCGATTAACTACATGGAAGACATGCTGACCTGGTCACAGACGTTTCCTGCGCACCAGCGTCCGAATATTCGCCGGGTGGAAGACTTCCGCCAGGAGCTGGCCGCAACCGACTATGTGTGGAAATTTGTGGTAGAAGGCGGTGACGTCGAAACGTTTGCCAACATCGATTTTGTCAGCCAGCACTTTATCGGCGAGCAGTCCTGGGTTGACCGGGTCGATTTTTCTGCCATTGGTAACAGTAAAGGCAATAGGCTGACACGTTACGTTGAACAGCTCGGTATCCCACTTGAAGCCTGTGTTGCTGTGGGTGATAACCACAATGACATCTCGATGCTGTCGAAAGTCGGCCTGGGGATAGCGATGCAAAATGCAGACGACAAAGTCAAACAGCATGCTGACCGGGTAACTGAGCACAATAACAATCACATGACCGGGCTGGCGGATGAGTTAAAAGCGCTGTTTCTGTAA
- a CDS encoding PhoX family protein has product MSKETFNPTRYNHSDNKPFEEVLEANLSRRSILKGGLGISAMTAFGAFGLTGCNSSSSDSAASSARVSSATLNFQSIAGSRIDAVAVPPGYVAQVLVPWGTPLNAQGSAWLSDGSNTSTDQLNALGMHHDGMHFFPINDSATDGLLCINHEYIDQAALHPSGPTVSGGVRTIVDEVRKEIYAHGVSVVRIQLQNNTWQLVDDDPLNRRYTGATVMDLSGPVAYTESVVTRFSPDGSQARGTLNNCGNGYTPWGTYLTCEENWPGYFVNAGTRTEEQDRIGIENSSTRYLWESLAGNAEERLDEFSRFNLAPTGASSSDDYRNEANGHGYIVEIDPYTANSRAKKRTALGRFRHEGCTFAKLEAGKPVVFYSGHDSRFEYLYKFESAANWDPADANPANRLVTGDKYMDEGTLYVARFNEDSTGTWLPLTLDSVTTDSGTLADHFDTLADIIINTAGAADLVGATPMDRPEWCTVDPYTGSVYLTLTNNTSRTSETNPANPRLNNKFGHVIRWDEGDSSSEFSWDIFVFGSAAGEDADTNRSSLTELNQFASPDGLSFDGRGILWIQTDNGASEVTSYTNDQMLCVVPSKLTDENGDQVAISADNQADLRRFFVGPNGCEVTGFAISPDYKSVFVNIQHPGNWPYSEDAAEATPDGVTVRPRAATVVIRREDGGEIGV; this is encoded by the coding sequence ATGAGTAAGGAAACCTTCAATCCAACACGTTATAACCACAGTGACAACAAACCCTTTGAAGAAGTACTGGAAGCGAACCTGTCGCGCCGCAGTATTCTCAAAGGTGGCCTCGGCATCAGTGCGATGACCGCATTTGGCGCTTTTGGTCTGACGGGTTGTAACTCATCCAGCAGTGACTCAGCCGCAAGCAGTGCGCGCGTCTCTTCGGCGACACTCAATTTCCAATCCATCGCCGGATCACGAATCGACGCGGTTGCTGTACCACCAGGTTATGTGGCTCAGGTACTGGTACCTTGGGGCACACCACTTAACGCACAAGGCAGTGCCTGGTTGAGTGACGGCAGCAATACCAGTACCGATCAGCTTAATGCCTTAGGCATGCATCACGATGGCATGCATTTCTTTCCGATCAATGACAGTGCGACCGACGGCCTGCTGTGTATCAACCACGAATACATCGATCAGGCGGCGCTGCACCCAAGCGGTCCGACTGTCTCAGGCGGCGTACGTACCATAGTCGATGAAGTGCGTAAAGAGATCTACGCGCACGGCGTGTCTGTGGTTCGTATCCAGTTGCAAAACAATACCTGGCAACTGGTTGATGACGATCCGCTCAACCGCCGTTACACCGGCGCAACTGTGATGGATCTGTCTGGTCCGGTTGCTTATACCGAGAGCGTGGTGACGCGTTTCTCGCCGGACGGCAGTCAGGCACGCGGCACACTAAATAACTGCGGTAACGGCTACACACCTTGGGGCACTTACCTAACCTGTGAAGAAAACTGGCCTGGCTACTTTGTAAACGCGGGTACACGAACTGAAGAACAGGATCGTATCGGCATCGAGAACAGCAGCACTCGCTATCTGTGGGAATCACTTGCGGGTAATGCGGAAGAACGTCTCGACGAGTTCAGCCGTTTTAATCTGGCACCAACCGGGGCAAGCTCGAGCGATGACTATCGTAACGAAGCGAACGGCCACGGTTACATCGTTGAAATCGATCCTTACACCGCAAATTCTCGCGCGAAAAAACGGACTGCACTGGGCCGTTTTCGCCATGAGGGCTGTACTTTCGCCAAACTTGAAGCAGGTAAACCTGTGGTGTTCTATTCAGGCCACGATTCGCGCTTTGAATATCTGTACAAGTTTGAGTCAGCAGCCAACTGGGATCCGGCGGATGCCAATCCGGCCAACCGCCTGGTGACCGGTGACAAATACATGGATGAAGGCACACTGTATGTCGCGCGCTTCAATGAAGACAGCACGGGTACCTGGCTGCCATTAACGCTGGACAGCGTCACCACAGACAGCGGAACTCTGGCGGATCACTTCGACACACTGGCAGACATCATTATCAATACAGCCGGTGCCGCGGATTTAGTCGGCGCAACGCCAATGGACCGTCCTGAGTGGTGTACGGTTGACCCTTACACTGGTTCGGTCTACCTGACCCTGACCAACAACACGTCGCGTACCAGCGAAACTAACCCGGCAAACCCGCGTCTTAACAATAAGTTCGGTCACGTCATCCGCTGGGATGAAGGCGACAGCTCTAGCGAGTTCAGTTGGGATATTTTCGTCTTTGGTTCAGCCGCCGGAGAAGATGCCGACACCAACCGTTCAAGCCTGACTGAACTCAACCAGTTCGCCAGCCCGGATGGTTTATCCTTCGACGGACGCGGCATTTTGTGGATTCAGACCGATAACGGCGCCAGCGAAGTTACATCTTACACCAATGACCAGATGCTGTGTGTAGTCCCATCCAAACTGACTGACGAAAACGGTGATCAGGTCGCGATCAGCGCCGATAACCAGGCAGATCTGCGACGCTTCTTCGTCGGGCCAAATGGCTGTGAAGTCACCGGCTTTGCCATCAGTCCGGATTACAAGTCGGTGTTTGTTAACATCCAGCATCCGGGCAACTGGCCTTACAGCGAGGATGCGGCTGAAGCGACACCAGACGGCGTGACCGTACGACCACGGGCGGCAACGGTGGTGATCCGTCGTGAAGATGGCGGTGAAATCGGGGTATAA
- the pdxR gene encoding MocR-like pyridoxine biosynthesis transcription factor PdxR: MALIDSGDLAFDTRHGSMQAQLFHAIRDKVVHNLWPTGGKLPSTRQLAQELRVSRNTVIAAYEQLVAEGYIESRPGAGFYVAVELPEFFLPAQRAPESVTPIDPALGVNRPFAPGVPDLAQFPLAKWQRLLQRHASRTTILGNHIIQGRLELRTALADYLASSRSVHCDAGRIIITSGAQQALSIAIMATLGAADTLLMEQPGYSQMRKINTLLGIHQQPVAVVEKTGLDVSAVLKSDARALYITPSNQYPMGTTLNTAQRLSLIEWAASRQSWIIEDDYDSEFQFAHRPFTSLQGLAGQMGMDERVLYVGSFSKVMFNGLRLGYLVVPDCLVERCLMIKDALSGDSPAHTQAALADFIVEGDLLRHIRKMRRLYKSKHAAMCEAIACYFADKVEIISQAAGLHITLKWQQGIDEVSWAQRAEQKGIIVRPLAFYEPATAPFRGWHGVVLGFGNVALEDIAPKIRILAELFHD, translated from the coding sequence TTGGCCCTGATAGATAGTGGTGATTTGGCATTCGATACCCGGCATGGCTCAATGCAAGCGCAGTTGTTTCATGCCATTCGTGACAAAGTGGTGCACAATTTGTGGCCAACAGGCGGTAAATTGCCATCAACCCGCCAGTTGGCGCAGGAACTGAGAGTAAGCCGAAACACTGTCATTGCCGCGTATGAACAGTTGGTGGCGGAAGGGTATATTGAAAGCCGGCCCGGCGCCGGATTTTACGTCGCGGTCGAACTGCCGGAATTCTTCCTGCCAGCTCAAAGGGCGCCTGAGTCGGTTACTCCAATTGATCCGGCGTTGGGAGTGAATCGTCCCTTTGCACCTGGTGTGCCGGATCTGGCACAGTTTCCGCTCGCCAAATGGCAACGCTTGCTGCAGCGCCATGCTTCCCGCACGACGATATTGGGTAACCATATAATTCAGGGCCGGCTGGAGTTACGCACCGCTTTGGCTGATTATCTTGCCTCCAGCCGCTCGGTACATTGTGATGCCGGCCGAATCATTATTACTTCCGGTGCGCAGCAAGCGTTATCGATTGCCATTATGGCGACGCTGGGCGCAGCGGATACCTTGCTGATGGAGCAGCCTGGTTATAGCCAGATGCGTAAAATCAATACGTTGCTGGGTATTCATCAGCAGCCCGTCGCTGTGGTCGAGAAAACCGGGCTGGACGTGTCTGCCGTACTGAAAAGTGACGCGCGGGCACTGTACATCACGCCCAGCAATCAATATCCGATGGGTACAACACTCAATACCGCGCAGCGCCTCAGCCTGATTGAATGGGCAGCAAGCCGGCAAAGCTGGATCATTGAAGATGATTATGACAGTGAATTTCAGTTTGCCCACCGGCCATTTACCAGTTTACAAGGTCTGGCCGGACAGATGGGGATGGATGAGCGGGTGTTGTATGTCGGCTCGTTCAGTAAGGTGATGTTTAACGGGCTGCGGCTGGGCTACCTCGTGGTGCCGGACTGCCTGGTTGAGCGGTGTTTGATGATTAAAGATGCGTTGAGCGGCGATTCGCCGGCCCACACTCAGGCAGCACTGGCAGACTTCATTGTCGAGGGCGACCTGCTGCGCCATATTCGCAAAATGCGCCGCCTGTATAAGAGTAAACATGCGGCGATGTGTGAGGCGATTGCGTGTTACTTCGCCGATAAGGTGGAGATCATCAGTCAAGCGGCTGGGCTGCATATTACCCTCAAGTGGCAGCAGGGGATTGATGAAGTGAGCTGGGCGCAACGTGCTGAACAGAAGGGGATTATTGTTCGTCCGCTAGCTTTTTATGAGCCGGCTACGGCACCATTTCGAGGATGGCATGGCGTTGTACTTGGTTTTGGCAATGTCGCGCTGGAAGATATCGCCCCTAAAATCCGGATATTGGCCGAACTGTTTCACGATTAA
- a CDS encoding MFS transporter, which yields MPIALWALAIGAFGIGTTEFIIAGLLPVIAADFDVSVPVAGYLATAYALGVFVGAPALVIFGARIAKKAMLVVLMLLFIAGNLITAMAPDMSIAILGRIVTSLTHGAFFGIGSIIAAEMVEPSKRVRAIAFMFMGLTVANLVGVPAGTWLGQHVSWRATFAVISLIGVVGVLGIWRLIPHQPKDKEHKFSKEFNAFRSRNVLVAMGITVLGPGAFFTSITYMAPMAIELAGYSPAHITWLMLLFGFGLFVGNQLGGKYADKALMPMLYTTLFAQGAVLLVFNFTIHSQFMTALCIFLMAAFGFATVSPIQKLVMDKAKAAGAPTLAATVNIGMFNLGNALGAWLGGVVIAAGYGLQSPNWAGGLLSFGALILALVSGLMDKAGQAEPVTS from the coding sequence ATGCCAATTGCACTATGGGCTCTTGCAATCGGAGCCTTTGGGATCGGCACGACTGAATTTATCATCGCCGGCCTGCTGCCGGTTATTGCTGCAGACTTTGATGTGTCTGTTCCGGTCGCCGGATACCTCGCCACCGCTTATGCTCTGGGCGTGTTTGTCGGCGCACCGGCACTGGTTATCTTTGGGGCCAGAATTGCGAAAAAAGCCATGCTGGTTGTGCTGATGCTGCTGTTTATTGCCGGTAATCTGATTACCGCGATGGCACCGGATATGAGCATCGCGATTCTGGGCCGGATCGTCACCTCGCTGACCCACGGCGCCTTTTTCGGTATCGGATCCATCATTGCGGCTGAGATGGTTGAACCCTCTAAACGGGTGCGTGCCATCGCGTTCATGTTCATGGGTTTGACGGTCGCCAACCTGGTGGGCGTTCCGGCCGGGACCTGGCTTGGCCAGCATGTCTCCTGGCGTGCTACTTTTGCCGTTATCTCGCTGATTGGTGTCGTGGGCGTTCTGGGTATCTGGCGTCTGATCCCTCATCAGCCAAAAGACAAAGAGCATAAATTTTCTAAGGAGTTCAATGCGTTTCGCAGCCGTAATGTGCTGGTCGCGATGGGGATCACCGTCCTGGGTCCGGGCGCTTTCTTTACCTCCATCACCTACATGGCGCCGATGGCGATTGAACTCGCCGGTTACAGCCCCGCCCATATTACCTGGTTAATGCTGCTGTTCGGCTTTGGCCTGTTTGTCGGTAATCAGCTTGGTGGCAAGTATGCTGACAAAGCACTGATGCCGATGCTGTATACCACCTTGTTCGCCCAGGGCGCTGTGCTGCTGGTGTTCAACTTCACCATTCACAGCCAGTTCATGACCGCGCTGTGTATTTTTCTGATGGCGGCGTTTGGCTTTGCCACCGTATCTCCGATCCAGAAACTGGTGATGGATAAAGCCAAAGCGGCTGGCGCGCCAACTCTCGCCGCAACGGTCAATATTGGTATGTTTAACCTCGGCAACGCATTAGGTGCCTGGTTAGGTGGTGTAGTCATTGCCGCCGGTTATGGTTTGCAATCGCCTAACTGGGCCGGTGGACTGCTATCCTTTGGAGCATTAATCCTGGCCCTGGTATCGGGCTTAATGGACAAGGCCGGACAAGCCGAACCCGTCACCAGTTAA
- the mtgA gene encoding monofunctional biosynthetic peptidoglycan transglycosylase produces the protein MKRKIKRVLLTLIGLALGLPLLLVLLLKFANPPFWGWEIARTLFPPQNYPAQTQHQWVALTSISPAMPAAVIASEDQRFPEHWGVDMHALLSVLENSGSNGPDRGASTITQQTAKNVFLFPSHTYLRKAYELYIAVLLELIWGKERIMEMYLNVVEFGPGIYGVQAASQHYFGVSASQINRYQAAQLAVVLPNPYRIRPQPMTRYVQQRVNWVLRQMRNLGSVSL, from the coding sequence ATCAAACGCAAGATTAAACGAGTGCTGCTGACCTTAATTGGTCTGGCGCTCGGCTTGCCGCTGCTGCTTGTCCTGCTGCTTAAGTTTGCCAACCCGCCTTTCTGGGGCTGGGAAATCGCACGCACCCTGTTTCCACCGCAGAACTACCCTGCCCAAACTCAGCATCAGTGGGTAGCGTTAACCTCAATCTCACCCGCCATGCCTGCGGCTGTGATTGCGTCCGAAGATCAGCGTTTCCCCGAACACTGGGGCGTCGATATGCACGCCTTACTGTCAGTTCTGGAAAATAGCGGCAGCAACGGCCCGGATCGTGGCGCCAGTACCATTACCCAGCAAACCGCTAAAAATGTGTTTCTGTTTCCGAGCCACACTTATCTGCGTAAGGCGTATGAACTCTACATAGCCGTTTTGCTGGAACTCATCTGGGGTAAAGAACGCATCATGGAAATGTACTTAAATGTGGTGGAATTTGGCCCCGGTATTTATGGCGTCCAGGCGGCCAGCCAGCACTATTTCGGAGTCTCTGCCAGCCAGATTAATCGTTACCAGGCCGCTCAACTGGCAGTGGTTCTACCCAATCCGTACCGTATTCGCCCGCAGCCGATGACCCGTTACGTTCAGCAACGTGTGAACTGGGTGCTGCGACAAATGCGAAATCTCGGTAGTGTCTCCTTATAA
- a CDS encoding pyridoxamine 5'-phosphate oxidase family protein, with translation MLSQSSRTQIKKGAHKAVFDVDKLYQIIDESLIAHIAIAEESGPVVIPMLAWRVDDAVYIHGANNSRLLKTLQQGGATCLTFTLFDGWVLARSAFHHSAHYRSAVVFGQFVSVEDAQEKDRLLNHFVEQIAPGRTQHIRLSSKQELAATKLLKIGLDEASVKISAGEVSDDKADLDLPVWAGYLPYRTQVGPLVPVKELEGETIETPDYRSAYGERWHQRP, from the coding sequence ATGCTGTCACAAAGTTCAAGAACGCAAATCAAAAAAGGCGCCCATAAAGCCGTTTTCGATGTAGATAAACTGTATCAAATCATTGATGAAAGTCTGATCGCCCATATCGCGATTGCTGAAGAGTCCGGCCCGGTGGTGATCCCGATGCTGGCGTGGCGAGTCGATGATGCGGTCTATATTCATGGCGCTAACAACAGCCGTTTGCTCAAAACGCTGCAACAAGGCGGCGCAACCTGCCTGACGTTTACCCTGTTTGATGGCTGGGTACTGGCCCGTTCCGCCTTTCACCACAGTGCCCATTATCGTTCGGCCGTGGTGTTTGGTCAGTTTGTCAGCGTGGAGGACGCGCAGGAAAAAGACCGCTTATTGAATCACTTTGTCGAACAAATCGCACCGGGACGCACACAACATATCCGCTTAAGCAGCAAACAGGAATTAGCCGCAACGAAGCTGCTGAAAATCGGGTTAGATGAAGCGTCAGTCAAAATCAGCGCGGGAGAAGTGAGTGATGATAAAGCCGATCTCGACTTACCAGTTTGGGCCGGATATCTGCCTTACCGTACCCAAGTCGGACCATTGGTGCCAGTAAAAGAACTGGAGGGGGAGACAATAGAAACGCCGGACTACCGCAGTGCTTATGGTGAACGCTGGCATCAAAGACCATAG
- a CDS encoding zinc dependent phospholipase C family protein: MPGAFAHITSIHVAAANNSLMKLNIPKRAKKVLSQNKSFIELGCVSPDYPYLAILDSEQNKWADEMHYTNIGGLITELIALIKVMEGREQDKAFAWLCGFVAHVAADITIHPVVELKVGPYAENAKQHRICEMNQDAYIWPKRMGLGEVGYADRVRDSLGSCVDSENPQSLDLTILTLWRTALINAYPDYAQQCQPDINAWHHGFQTVVDNVEEGHHLFAWARHVAAKHGITYPLQQEVGSEFIENLATPDGEMHYDAIFDKAIHTIHCFWQQLCLAVFDNQPTDFFKNWNLDTGLCENNRLTAWEEL, translated from the coding sequence ATGCCCGGCGCCTTTGCCCACATAACCAGCATACATGTCGCAGCGGCGAACAACAGTCTGATGAAACTGAACATTCCCAAGCGGGCTAAAAAGGTATTATCACAAAATAAAAGCTTTATCGAACTGGGCTGTGTCAGTCCGGATTACCCGTATCTGGCCATCCTTGATTCTGAGCAGAATAAATGGGCCGACGAGATGCACTACACCAACATCGGCGGGCTCATTACCGAATTGATTGCGCTGATTAAAGTCATGGAAGGGCGCGAGCAGGACAAAGCCTTTGCCTGGCTGTGCGGCTTTGTCGCACACGTCGCAGCCGATATCACGATTCACCCTGTGGTTGAGCTCAAAGTCGGGCCCTACGCTGAAAATGCCAAGCAGCACCGAATCTGCGAGATGAACCAGGATGCTTACATCTGGCCAAAACGCATGGGTTTAGGTGAAGTCGGCTATGCTGATCGCGTACGCGATAGCCTCGGCAGTTGTGTCGACAGCGAAAATCCACAGTCTCTCGACCTGACGATTCTTACCCTGTGGCGCACAGCTCTGATTAACGCCTATCCCGACTATGCCCAGCAGTGCCAACCGGATATTAATGCCTGGCACCACGGTTTTCAGACCGTGGTCGATAACGTTGAAGAAGGGCATCACCTGTTTGCCTGGGCCCGGCACGTGGCCGCCAAACATGGCATCACCTATCCGTTACAACAGGAAGTCGGTAGTGAATTTATCGAAAACCTCGCTACACCAGATGGTGAGATGCATTACGACGCAATCTTTGATAAGGCAATTCACACGATTCACTGCTTTTGGCAACAGTTGTGCCTGGCCGTGTTTGACAATCAACCAACTGACTTCTTTAAAAACTGGAATCTTGATACCGGCTTGTGCGAGAACAATCGCCTGACCGCCTGGGAGGAGCTATGA
- a CDS encoding PDR/VanB family oxidoreductase, producing the protein MQQVKVTARQPQAHNVISLTLSPIDQPTLPNFQAGAHIDLHLGNGLIRQYSLCHSPSSHHDYQIAVKLEQPSRGGSAWIHDQLKVGDVLTISEPKNVFHLADEAKHHVLFAGGIGITPLLSMAQALLETDASFELHYSAQSPDEAAFYQEMTSSGLQHHTQFYFNREGQCLDAHAVLAQQSQTSNLYVCGPQGYIDYVFECARTQGWEESRLHRELFHADPCANSSDNQPFELHLANTGQTFTVPAHSTVLEVLLDAGVDVPFSCEEGVCGTCITRVLAGEPDHRDHYLTPQEQASNQEFLPCCSRAKSASLTIEL; encoded by the coding sequence ATGCAACAAGTAAAAGTGACCGCCAGACAACCTCAGGCGCATAATGTCATCAGCCTGACGTTAAGCCCCATCGACCAGCCCACCTTACCCAATTTTCAGGCGGGTGCGCACATTGATCTTCATCTCGGCAATGGGCTAATACGCCAGTACTCACTATGCCACTCTCCGAGTTCCCACCATGACTACCAGATTGCTGTCAAACTAGAACAGCCTTCACGTGGCGGCTCAGCCTGGATCCACGACCAGTTGAAGGTGGGAGACGTTCTGACCATCAGTGAGCCAAAAAATGTCTTTCACCTGGCTGATGAGGCCAAACATCATGTGCTGTTCGCGGGCGGTATTGGTATTACGCCGCTGCTCAGTATGGCTCAGGCTCTGCTCGAAACCGACGCCAGCTTCGAGCTGCATTATTCAGCACAATCACCGGATGAAGCCGCTTTCTATCAGGAGATGACCAGCTCGGGACTCCAGCACCACACTCAGTTTTATTTCAATAGAGAGGGGCAATGTCTGGATGCCCACGCCGTGCTGGCTCAGCAGTCTCAAACCAGTAATCTGTATGTCTGTGGCCCACAGGGCTACATCGACTATGTATTCGAGTGTGCACGAACACAGGGATGGGAAGAATCCCGATTGCACCGTGAGTTATTTCACGCTGACCCGTGCGCAAACTCAAGTGACAACCAGCCCTTCGAACTTCACCTGGCCAACACGGGGCAGACGTTCACCGTCCCCGCACACTCCACGGTACTTGAAGTACTGCTCGATGCCGGTGTGGATGTTCCGTTCTCGTGCGAAGAGGGCGTATGCGGCACTTGTATAACCCGGGTGCTGGCAGGCGAGCCGGATCATCGTGATCATTACCTCACTCCGCAGGAGCAAGCCAGCAATCAGGAGTTTCTGCCTTGTTGCTCACGCGCTAAATCGGCCTCTCTGACCATAGAGCTGTAA
- a CDS encoding histidine phosphatase family protein, producing the protein MRHGQTLFNVRRKMQGWCDSPLTELGIEQASQAAAYFDEIELTHLYSSSSERACDTAELATRNRLPYQRLKGLKEISFGLYEGESEDLHPDLETREHHYVQFGGESKTAVRERMVDTCRAIMQNEDHHCVLAVSHYGACKQFHLHWNQDADPAMTIPNCAILKYQYHDGQFEFIEMITG; encoded by the coding sequence ATGAGACACGGGCAAACACTGTTTAATGTCAGAAGAAAAATGCAGGGCTGGTGTGACTCACCGTTAACCGAACTGGGCATTGAGCAGGCATCGCAAGCCGCCGCCTATTTTGATGAGATTGAACTGACCCACCTGTATAGCTCCTCCTCAGAACGTGCCTGCGATACCGCTGAGCTGGCCACTCGCAATCGCCTGCCGTATCAGCGCCTGAAAGGCTTAAAAGAGATCAGTTTTGGCCTCTACGAAGGCGAGAGTGAAGATCTGCACCCGGATCTGGAAACGCGGGAGCACCACTACGTCCAGTTTGGCGGCGAGTCCAAAACGGCAGTCAGAGAGCGTATGGTCGATACCTGCCGCGCGATAATGCAAAACGAGGATCACCACTGCGTACTGGCCGTTTCTCATTACGGTGCGTGTAAGCAGTTCCATCTGCACTGGAATCAGGATGCCGATCCAGCGATGACGATTCCCAACTGCGCCATTTTAAAATACCAATACCATGATGGTCAGTTTGAGTTTATTGAGATGATCACCGGCTAG